Proteins encoded within one genomic window of Cloacibacillus sp.:
- a CDS encoding type II toxin-antitoxin system RelB/DinJ family antitoxin, giving the protein MPLATMSIRVEEDTKREIESFCADVGMNPSTAVNLFFKAMLRENRLPFEISRDPFYSETNMRHLRESVAQMNAGKITRHELIPCDE; this is encoded by the coding sequence ATGCCGCTTGCAACAATGTCTATCCGCGTGGAAGAAGATACCAAGCGTGAAATAGAGTCCTTCTGCGCCGACGTGGGAATGAACCCCTCGACGGCGGTCAACCTCTTCTTCAAAGCGATGCTGCGGGAAAACAGACTGCCCTTTGAAATATCGCGCGACCCCTTCTACTCGGAGACAAACATGCGTCACCTCAGAGAAAGCGTCGCTCAAATGAATGCGGGCAAAATCACGCGCCACGAGCTGATACCCTGCGATGAATAA
- a CDS encoding Txe/YoeB family addiction module toxin — MNKSWTDEAWDEYLDWHVRDKKIFKRINQLIEDIDRHGNEGLGRPEPLKHEFSGLWSRRIDEKHRLVYKLTETEIIIVQCRGHYE; from the coding sequence ATGAATAAATCATGGACGGATGAAGCCTGGGATGAATACCTGGACTGGCATGTCCGAGACAAAAAAATATTCAAGCGGATAAACCAGCTCATAGAAGACATCGATCGCCACGGCAACGAGGGACTGGGCAGGCCGGAACCGTTAAAGCACGAATTTTCCGGCTTGTGGAGCCGCCGCATCGACGAAAAGCATCGCCTCGTCTACAAACTGACCGAAACGGAAATAATAATCGTCCAATGCCGCGGGCATTATGAATGA